One part of the Bdellovibrio bacteriovorus genome encodes these proteins:
- a CDS encoding helix-turn-helix domain-containing protein, producing the protein MDKKERFLKNLGAHIAKVRKQKGYSQDRLYLEGGFSRGTISKIENGLTSPEVYTIARIADVLNVPIRKLLEFDP; encoded by the coding sequence ATGGACAAGAAAGAACGGTTTTTAAAGAATTTAGGGGCACACATCGCCAAGGTAAGAAAACAAAAAGGTTATAGTCAGGATCGACTTTACCTTGAGGGGGGATTCTCCAGAGGTACCATTAGTAAGATCGAAAATGGTCTTACTAGCCCCGAAGTCTATACTATTGCGAGGATTGCCGATGTTTTGAATGTGCCGATTCGCAAGCTGTTGGAGTTTGATCCTTAG
- a CDS encoding substrate-binding periplasmic protein: MKTKLLYFLSFFILAHSAQAKTETELRAAIPAGLAPPLLIEKEGKVDGLIVDYVNALAEAMGRTASFSVVTRYRLNRYMLTGQMDVLCYTSKIWDDGVKKLDFSEVLFNKKEVIIGPAPMPKKISDLQGKKIGTMLQYVYPKLDP; this comes from the coding sequence ATGAAAACGAAGCTGCTGTACTTCCTATCTTTTTTTATCTTGGCACATTCAGCGCAGGCAAAAACGGAGACTGAACTTCGCGCCGCGATTCCTGCGGGTCTGGCACCACCTCTTTTGATTGAAAAAGAAGGAAAAGTGGACGGCCTTATCGTCGACTATGTCAATGCTTTGGCAGAGGCTATGGGACGTACCGCAAGCTTCAGTGTCGTGACTCGTTATCGACTTAACAGATACATGCTGACAGGCCAAATGGATGTCCTCTGCTATACAAGCAAAATCTGGGATGACGGAGTTAAAAAATTAGATTTCTCTGAAGTTCTTTTTAACAAAAAAGAAGTTATTATTGGCCCGGCACCAATGCCAAAAAAAATAAGCGATCTGCAAGGCAAAAAAATCGGAACGATGCTTCAGTATGTTTACCCTAAGCTCGATCCCTAG